Proteins encoded within one genomic window of Haladaptatus sp. QDMS2:
- a CDS encoding Zn-ribbon domain-containing OB-fold protein: protein MTENVRDAGYDDLLDAIEAGEGFYLRCANGHGSLPPRRACPHCGTQALEQEPLPESGEIETYTVVHVATPEFAEDTPYVTAVVNFGPVRLTGQVRGIDPEDVSTGLVVGVGVEQTATMGERLLIFRPR, encoded by the coding sequence ATGACCGAAAACGTCCGCGACGCCGGGTACGACGACCTGCTCGACGCCATCGAGGCGGGCGAGGGGTTCTACCTGCGCTGTGCGAACGGCCACGGGTCGCTCCCGCCGCGGCGAGCGTGCCCCCACTGCGGAACTCAGGCGTTAGAACAGGAACCGCTCCCCGAATCCGGAGAAATCGAAACGTACACCGTGGTCCACGTCGCAACCCCGGAGTTCGCAGAAGATACGCCCTACGTGACCGCCGTCGTGAACTTTGGCCCGGTGCGTCTCACCGGGCAGGTGCGCGGTATCGACCCCGAGGACGTGTCTACGGGCCTCGTCGTCGGTGTGGGCGTCGAACAGACGGCGACGATGGGCGAACGTCTGCTCATCTTCCGCCCGCGTTAA
- a CDS encoding thiolase domain-containing protein — translation MTTVRVAGVGLTPFGVQPERTARDLFAEAGLAAIADSGVDRDDIEALLYGNFMGELAEHQGHQGPLMAEAVGLDVPATRFEAACASSGVALRQAVKNIRNGEADVLLVGGAERMNNLGTAGATEALAIAADDLYEVRAGMTFPGAYALMARAYFDEFGGTREDLAAIAVKNHDNALPNEYAQFRKTITVEQALSAPMIASPLGLFDACPITDGASAAVLVSEDYAKRHDIEATVAVTGTGQGGDKMALQDRGDLATSPAADKAAKQAYEDAGIGPKDVDVAEVHDCFTIAEVLAIESLGFFERGEGITAARDGKTTRSGSLPVNLSGGLKAKGHPVGATGTAQLVEMTKLLRGDHARSDAIPGASVGVCHNAGGTVGSAVVHVLEVVA, via the coding sequence ATGACTACCGTACGCGTCGCGGGGGTCGGACTCACACCCTTTGGCGTGCAGCCAGAACGGACCGCCCGTGACCTCTTCGCCGAGGCGGGGCTCGCGGCCATCGCAGACTCGGGCGTGGACCGAGACGACATCGAAGCCCTCCTCTACGGCAACTTCATGGGCGAGTTAGCAGAACATCAGGGCCATCAGGGCCCGCTCATGGCCGAAGCCGTGGGCCTCGATGTGCCCGCGACACGCTTCGAGGCGGCGTGTGCCTCATCCGGGGTCGCCCTCAGGCAGGCCGTGAAGAACATCCGCAACGGCGAGGCGGACGTCCTGCTCGTCGGAGGCGCAGAGCGCATGAACAACCTCGGAACCGCAGGTGCGACCGAGGCGCTCGCAATCGCCGCAGACGACCTCTACGAAGTCCGCGCGGGAATGACCTTCCCCGGGGCCTACGCTCTCATGGCCCGCGCGTATTTCGACGAGTTCGGCGGCACGCGCGAGGACCTCGCGGCTATCGCGGTGAAGAACCACGACAACGCGCTGCCCAACGAGTACGCCCAGTTCAGAAAGACCATCACGGTCGAGCAGGCGCTCTCGGCGCCGATGATCGCCTCTCCACTTGGCCTGTTCGACGCCTGCCCCATCACCGACGGGGCGAGCGCGGCGGTGCTCGTGAGTGAGGACTACGCAAAGCGCCACGACATCGAAGCGACCGTCGCCGTCACCGGGACGGGCCAGGGTGGCGACAAGATGGCCCTTCAGGACCGCGGCGACCTCGCCACGTCGCCCGCAGCGGACAAGGCTGCAAAACAGGCCTACGAGGACGCCGGTATCGGCCCGAAAGACGTTGACGTCGCCGAGGTTCACGACTGCTTTACCATCGCCGAAGTGCTCGCCATCGAGTCGCTCGGCTTCTTCGAGCGCGGGGAAGGCATCACGGCCGCCCGAGACGGGAAGACCACCCGTTCCGGGTCGCTGCCGGTCAACCTCTCTGGCGGTCTGAAAGCGAAGGGCCACCCCGTCGGCGCGACGGGCACGGCCCAACTCGTCGAGATGACCAAACTCCTGCGCGGCGACCACGCCCGCAGCGACGCGATCCCGGGGGCCTCCGTCGGCGTCTGTCACAACGCGGGTGGTACCGTCGGCAGCGCCGTCGTCCACGTGCTGGAGGTGGTCGCATGA
- a CDS encoding acyl-CoA dehydrogenase, with product MDFSLSAEQQQIKDMVSEFVDEEIKPIAADIDHDDEFPAALISEMSKLGLMGMPFPEEYGGAGLDYHSYAIGLSEIARGSGGVGTIVAAHISLAGNMLYEFGNEEQKQEYLTPLAEGKDIGAFALSEAQAGSDVPAMGTTAEKDGDEYVINGGKLWISNGSVADTVTLFAKTDPDAGNKGISSFIVRPEEDDGFYVEGTEDKLGDKGCPTAELRFDDLRIPEDRLLGEEGEGFVHALKTLNGGRITIAARSIGIAQAALDEAVTYSQEREQFGGPISQFQAIQHKLADMDTKISAARMLMHLAADKKIRGENFIKEAAQAKLYASEISREVANEGIQIHGGYGYTKDFPAERFYRDAKLNEIYEGTSEVLRNTIAAQLLK from the coding sequence ATGGACTTCAGCCTCTCCGCTGAGCAACAGCAAATAAAGGACATGGTCTCCGAGTTCGTCGACGAGGAGATCAAACCGATTGCAGCGGACATCGACCACGACGACGAATTCCCGGCAGCCCTCATCTCCGAGATGAGCAAACTCGGCCTCATGGGAATGCCCTTCCCCGAGGAGTACGGCGGTGCAGGCCTCGATTACCACTCCTACGCGATTGGGCTCTCGGAGATTGCACGCGGCAGTGGCGGCGTCGGCACCATCGTCGCGGCACACATTTCGCTCGCGGGCAACATGCTCTACGAGTTCGGCAACGAGGAGCAAAAACAGGAGTATCTCACGCCACTCGCCGAAGGCAAAGACATCGGCGCGTTCGCTCTCTCTGAGGCACAGGCAGGTAGCGACGTGCCCGCGATGGGCACGACCGCGGAGAAAGACGGCGACGAGTACGTCATCAACGGCGGCAAACTCTGGATTTCGAACGGGTCGGTCGCCGACACCGTGACCCTGTTCGCCAAAACCGACCCCGACGCCGGTAACAAGGGCATCTCTTCGTTCATCGTCCGCCCCGAGGAAGACGACGGCTTCTACGTCGAAGGCACGGAGGATAAACTCGGCGACAAGGGCTGTCCGACCGCCGAACTCCGCTTTGACGACCTGCGCATCCCCGAAGACCGCCTGCTCGGCGAGGAAGGCGAGGGCTTCGTCCACGCGCTCAAGACCCTGAACGGTGGGCGCATCACCATCGCCGCCCGGTCGATTGGAATTGCACAGGCAGCACTCGACGAGGCTGTCACATACAGCCAGGAGCGCGAGCAGTTCGGCGGCCCCATCTCACAGTTCCAGGCCATCCAGCACAAACTCGCCGACATGGATACGAAAATATCGGCCGCCCGCATGCTCATGCACCTCGCGGCGGACAAGAAGATTCGCGGCGAGAACTTCATCAAGGAGGCCGCACAGGCAAAACTCTACGCCAGTGAAATCTCCCGCGAAGTCGCGAACGAGGGCATTCAGATTCACGGCGGCTACGGCTACACCAAGGACTTCCCGGCAGAGCGCTTCTACCGCGACGCGAAGCTGAACGAAATCTACGAGGGCACCTCTGAGGTGCTGCGCAACACCATCGCCGCACAGTTGCTGAAGTAG
- a CDS encoding DUF2797 domain-containing protein, with the protein MQIVGYRTGQENEAALLVAEDGTVHREPLVPGHRLDYSLGRRHCAGVVHDDDHVACDEPRAPYCDLHSDLWPCAICTGNCDKPVDTCEEEHAIYLAAFAPDIFKVGVTRSWRLRQRLTEQGADRGAHIATVKDGRIARQREAEIANRLVDRVRVPTKIPGLHRTVDEAAWNALLTDFDVIEEFDFDYGFSLDAPPIAETLATGTVIGSQGRVLLLGHAGSTYAVDLRGLVGYELTAEASTKPVQSSLLAF; encoded by the coding sequence GGGCCAGGAGAACGAGGCCGCCCTCCTCGTCGCCGAGGACGGCACAGTTCACCGCGAGCCACTGGTTCCGGGCCATCGACTCGATTATTCGCTCGGTCGAAGACATTGTGCGGGCGTCGTCCACGACGACGACCACGTCGCCTGTGACGAACCTCGCGCTCCCTACTGCGACCTGCATTCTGACCTGTGGCCGTGTGCCATCTGCACCGGAAACTGCGACAAACCGGTCGACACTTGCGAGGAGGAACACGCCATCTACCTCGCCGCGTTCGCCCCCGACATCTTCAAAGTCGGCGTGACCCGCAGTTGGCGACTCCGCCAACGCCTCACCGAGCAGGGTGCAGACCGCGGCGCGCACATCGCCACCGTCAAAGACGGCCGCATCGCTCGCCAGCGCGAAGCTGAAATCGCGAACCGGCTGGTTGACCGGGTGCGCGTCCCGACGAAGATTCCGGGCCTCCACCGCACGGTTGACGAGGCGGCGTGGAACGCCCTTCTCACTGACTTTGACGTCATCGAAGAGTTCGACTTTGACTACGGATTTTCTCTCGACGCACCGCCTATCGCCGAAACGCTCGCGACGGGAACCGTCATCGGCAGCCAGGGGCGCGTTCTACTCCTGGGCCACGCCGGGTCGACCTATGCTGTCGACCTTCGCGGCCTCGTCGGATACGAACTCACCGCGGAAGCGTCGACGAAACCCGTCCAGTCGAGCCTGCTCGCGTTTTAA